In the genome of Mucisphaera calidilacus, one region contains:
- the ald gene encoding alanine dehydrogenase: MRIGIPREIKPQENRVSTVPMTVAELIRRGHEVFVERDAGAGCGFFDEDYEAAGASILPDADAVFHHTQMIIKVKEPQPVEIERLKPEHLLFTYLHLAADKTLTERLVGTGCTAVAYETVSVNGKLPMLEPMSEVAGRMSVIYGSAMLAKHHEGSGVLIPGVPGVPAGKVMVIGGGTAGLNAAKIALGLGAEVTILDVSTERLRYLDIALPGVRTLYSTPEHINSLLPDTDLVIGAVLVPGAAAPKLIRREHLKRMKPGSVVVDIAVDQGGCCETTRPTTHQDPVYLEEGIVHYCVANMPGAYARTSTEALSNATRPWTLLLADLGVAGACGRRVELWNGINCTGGKLTCAPVAEAHGMQTSDAMAMLAG, encoded by the coding sequence ATGCGTATCGGTATTCCCAGAGAGATCAAGCCGCAGGAGAATCGTGTTTCGACGGTGCCGATGACGGTGGCGGAGCTGATACGTCGCGGGCACGAGGTGTTCGTGGAGCGTGATGCGGGCGCGGGCTGCGGTTTTTTTGACGAGGATTACGAGGCGGCGGGGGCTTCGATTCTGCCGGACGCGGACGCGGTGTTTCATCACACGCAGATGATCATCAAGGTGAAGGAACCTCAGCCGGTGGAGATCGAGCGGCTGAAGCCGGAGCACCTGTTGTTCACGTATCTGCACCTGGCGGCGGACAAGACGCTGACGGAGCGTCTGGTGGGGACGGGGTGCACGGCGGTGGCGTACGAGACGGTTTCGGTGAACGGCAAGCTGCCGATGCTGGAGCCGATGAGCGAGGTGGCGGGCCGGATGTCGGTGATTTACGGGTCGGCGATGCTGGCGAAGCACCACGAGGGTTCGGGCGTGTTGATCCCGGGCGTTCCGGGCGTTCCTGCGGGGAAGGTGATGGTGATCGGTGGCGGGACGGCGGGGTTGAACGCGGCGAAGATCGCGTTGGGTCTGGGCGCGGAGGTGACGATTCTGGACGTGAGCACGGAGCGTCTGCGTTATCTGGATATTGCGTTGCCCGGGGTTCGGACGCTTTACTCGACGCCTGAGCACATCAACAGTTTGTTGCCTGACACGGACCTGGTGATCGGTGCGGTGCTGGTGCCGGGCGCGGCGGCGCCGAAGCTGATTCGCCGTGAGCACCTCAAGCGGATGAAGCCCGGGAGCGTGGTGGTGGATATCGCGGTGGATCAGGGCGGGTGCTGCGAGACGACGCGTCCGACGACGCACCAGGACCCTGTGTACCTGGAGGAGGGGATCGTTCATTACTGCGTGGCGAACATGCCGGGCGCGTATGCCCGGACGAGCACGGAGGCGTTGTCGAACGCGACGCGTCCCTGGACGCTGTTGCTGGCTGATCTGGGAGTTGCGGGTGCGTGCGGTCGTCGTGTGGAGTTGTGGAACGGGATCAACTGCACGGGCGGCAAGCTGACGTGTGCGCCTGTGGCGGAGGCGCACGGGATGCAGACGTCGGACGCGATGGCGATGCTGGCGGGTTGA
- a CDS encoding nitroreductase family protein, whose amino-acid sequence MDTFEAIYQRRAVKHYDPAQDMSDDDERKLMEAALQSPTSFNIQNWRFVVVRDKARRALIREAAWDQAQVTDASILVVVCADLRAWDREPERYWRNAPEAARDMLVPMIKPFYAENAELQRDEAMRSCGLGAMTLMLAAKAMGYDSCPMIGFDPARVAEIIELPEDHVIGMLLPIGKAAKPAWPKPGQLPLDEVVIRETF is encoded by the coding sequence ATGGACACGTTTGAAGCGATTTACCAGCGTCGTGCGGTGAAGCATTATGACCCGGCGCAGGACATGTCGGACGATGACGAGCGGAAGCTGATGGAGGCTGCGTTGCAGTCGCCGACGTCGTTCAATATTCAGAACTGGCGTTTCGTGGTGGTGCGTGACAAGGCGCGTCGTGCTTTGATCCGCGAGGCGGCGTGGGATCAGGCGCAGGTGACGGACGCGTCGATTCTGGTGGTGGTGTGTGCCGATCTTCGTGCGTGGGATCGTGAGCCGGAGCGTTACTGGCGGAACGCGCCGGAGGCGGCTCGCGACATGCTGGTGCCGATGATCAAGCCGTTTTACGCGGAGAACGCTGAGCTACAGCGTGACGAGGCGATGCGTTCGTGCGGCCTGGGCGCGATGACGCTGATGCTGGCGGCGAAGGCGATGGGTTATGACTCGTGCCCGATGATCGGTTTTGATCCGGCGCGTGTGGCAGAGATCATCGAGCTGCCCGAGGATCATGTGATCGGGATGCTGCTGCCGATCGGCAAGGCTGCGAAGCCGGCGTGGCCAAAGCCCGGGCAGTTGCCGCTGGACGAGGTGGTCATCCGCGAGACGTTCTGA
- a CDS encoding MBL fold metallo-hydrolase — protein MNNKHDAISRRDVFRLGLTASATLGLASLAHAQDAEPQPQADPATQGAGFYRFNLGELEIAVIADGTFQAPAATFAANQTEETAAAEARKHFADPEAMTCHVNGLIVRSTDTVTLIDTGCGANFGPTLGKTPDNLTRFGIRPEDVSTVVFTHLHIDHCGGVVGEHDASLYPNAEFVTTQAERDFWTQNPDLSKTGIPANTRDYLINIAQQAATNTADRTRIIQPGKEIVPGITSVDLPGHTPGHIGVMLDSRGETLFFVTDAIHNAKIQMANPTWHVAFDTDPVQAAKMRQRALDRAAVEKLMIAGSHLPFPAVGHVRPLGGGYEWEPVAWAWN, from the coding sequence ATGAACAACAAGCACGACGCCATCAGCCGACGCGACGTCTTCCGACTCGGACTCACCGCCTCCGCGACCCTCGGGCTCGCCTCGCTCGCTCACGCCCAGGACGCCGAGCCTCAACCTCAAGCCGACCCCGCCACGCAGGGCGCAGGCTTCTACCGATTCAACCTCGGCGAACTCGAAATCGCCGTCATCGCCGACGGAACCTTCCAGGCACCCGCCGCCACCTTCGCCGCCAACCAGACCGAGGAAACAGCCGCCGCCGAGGCACGCAAACACTTCGCAGACCCCGAAGCCATGACCTGCCACGTCAACGGGCTCATCGTCAGGTCAACCGACACCGTCACCCTCATCGACACCGGTTGCGGCGCCAACTTCGGACCAACCCTCGGCAAAACACCCGACAACCTCACACGCTTCGGCATCCGGCCCGAAGACGTCAGCACCGTCGTCTTCACGCACCTCCACATCGACCACTGCGGCGGGGTCGTCGGCGAACACGACGCCTCCCTCTACCCCAACGCCGAGTTTGTCACCACTCAGGCCGAACGCGACTTCTGGACACAGAACCCCGACCTCAGCAAGACAGGCATCCCCGCCAACACCCGCGACTACCTCATCAACATCGCGCAACAGGCCGCCACCAACACCGCCGACCGAACCCGCATCATCCAGCCCGGCAAGGAGATCGTCCCGGGCATCACCAGCGTCGACCTCCCCGGACACACCCCGGGACACATAGGCGTCATGCTCGACTCCCGAGGCGAAACGCTCTTCTTCGTCACCGACGCCATCCACAATGCCAAGATTCAGATGGCCAACCCCACCTGGCACGTCGCCTTCGACACCGACCCCGTCCAGGCCGCCAAGATGCGCCAACGCGCCCTCGACCGCGCCGCCGTCGAAAAACTCATGATCGCCGGGTCACACCTCCCCTTCCCCGCCGTCGGACACGTCCGGCCCCTCGGCGGCGGCTACGAGTGGGAACCCGTCGCCTGGGCCTGGAACTAA
- a CDS encoding TlpA family protein disulfide reductase, with product MIVTTCRTVLITCVVFAGVLLLGLSPAAAQQQEDHLLLGRKAPGFTLKSVDGDVVRLSDLKGRVVVLDFWATWCPPCVVAMPELQKLHERYEAQGVTIVGVNLREDRATVKRFVEQKGLGFTFVLDAEGRVGRSYRVSGIPQTVFIDREGVVQSVHVGFGRGSEVAYARELDALIAGESLVEAAEARATSAVQTRVKILEPVGAGRMLTGDPVHAHEDLWLDAPMPGSWFEHPNAGRMLAVVGAGNEVVVIGDNPEGETEARSLRLELAEDSELMDFAITSPDRGIAVAAVTGEFDLDGSVLRMQVQGFNNAVQPVWSADLAAAGKEVPDFTVRFARLTAGGLHAVVLLDYDFPLETGHLARHSPDLEATLVDAESTRLLAVYDFETGEVVYRDWVKGGTHGAGFYVLPGRDGGVDRVLIANADGLVPLTLMPADPNAAP from the coding sequence GTGATCGTGACCACCTGCCGGACCGTGTTGATTACCTGCGTCGTTTTCGCTGGGGTGTTGTTGCTGGGGCTGTCGCCGGCTGCGGCGCAGCAGCAGGAGGATCACCTGCTACTTGGGCGCAAGGCGCCGGGGTTCACGCTGAAGTCGGTGGACGGTGACGTGGTGCGGCTGAGCGACCTGAAGGGTCGGGTGGTGGTGCTGGACTTCTGGGCGACATGGTGTCCGCCTTGCGTGGTGGCGATGCCTGAGTTGCAGAAGCTGCACGAGCGTTACGAGGCGCAGGGCGTAACGATCGTGGGTGTGAACCTGCGTGAGGACCGTGCGACGGTGAAGCGTTTCGTGGAGCAGAAGGGTCTGGGGTTCACGTTTGTGCTGGATGCCGAGGGTCGTGTGGGGCGTTCCTACCGGGTGTCGGGCATTCCGCAGACGGTGTTTATTGATCGCGAGGGCGTGGTGCAGTCGGTGCACGTGGGGTTCGGGCGGGGGAGTGAGGTTGCATACGCGCGTGAGCTGGACGCGTTGATCGCGGGCGAGTCCCTGGTTGAGGCGGCGGAGGCTCGGGCGACGTCGGCGGTGCAGACGCGTGTGAAGATCCTGGAGCCGGTGGGTGCGGGCCGGATGCTGACGGGCGACCCGGTGCATGCTCATGAGGATCTTTGGCTGGACGCTCCGATGCCCGGGAGTTGGTTCGAGCACCCGAACGCGGGGCGGATGCTGGCGGTGGTGGGTGCGGGCAACGAGGTGGTGGTGATCGGGGATAACCCGGAGGGCGAGACGGAGGCTCGGTCGCTTCGGCTGGAGCTGGCGGAGGATTCGGAGTTGATGGATTTCGCGATCACGAGTCCGGATCGTGGCATCGCGGTGGCGGCGGTGACGGGCGAGTTTGATCTGGATGGGAGCGTGCTGCGGATGCAGGTGCAGGGGTTCAACAACGCGGTTCAGCCGGTGTGGTCGGCGGACCTGGCGGCGGCGGGCAAGGAGGTTCCGGACTTCACGGTGCGTTTTGCTCGTCTGACGGCGGGGGGTCTGCACGCGGTCGTGCTGCTGGACTACGACTTCCCGTTGGAGACGGGCCATCTGGCGCGTCACAGCCCGGATCTGGAGGCGACGCTTGTGGATGCAGAGAGCACGCGTCTGCTGGCGGTGTATGACTTTGAGACGGGCGAGGTGGTGTATCGGGACTGGGTGAAGGGAGGCACCCACGGCGCGGGGTTCTATGTGCTGCCCGGTCGGGATGGCGGGGTTGATCGCGTGCTGATCGCGAACGCGGACGGGTTGGTGCCCTTGACGCTGATGCCCGCTGATCCGAACGCGGCGCCGTGA